One window of Perca flavescens isolate YP-PL-M2 chromosome 6, PFLA_1.0, whole genome shotgun sequence genomic DNA carries:
- the LOC114557169 gene encoding uncharacterized protein LOC114557169 isoform X1 encodes MNLLKNKTLHPHLRDEEALVVENAIRLAIDSIINVLYGVNSNRTHEYQRMVADRDKEIQRLEDRLTEIEHELQVLRLQGCTCGLFGKENSLVGSQPSGEPQTGEHSGFEPCCVDAEITAEEQQCEMSISFGLFARPPSHVSSQSQESALPSSPSRMALETCTSHSSVSSGVSEAARNPSTSPSSLVIKEEPCDIDTVLIKWEMSEERLGEHPESTCSPCQEKESPSVKKKLENNGRRKFKEKPHADPDEQCDPHEEQPRNKKKGVPMSELPDEAQRQKRAAWRAASRRYYARKIARQQANPSRSGTFPSRSGPFPSPPRSGPFPPRSGPFPPHSDTGYSHPVSFVDKKRRTLVSELPEESQSLQREAWRATSRRDYARKSADPQTGSTQYGHLLQNIEPSGETLGPNRGGSNTNSGEIMCS; translated from the exons ATGAATTTGCTCAAAAACAAAACGTTGCACCCACACTTGCGCGACGAGGAAGCTCTCGTGGTGGAAAACGCCATCCGGCTGGCGATAGACTCGATAATAAACGTGCTTTACGGTGTCAACAGTAACAGGACTCATGAGTATCAGCGGATGGTGGCTGACAGGGACAAAGAGATCCAGCGGCTGGAGGACAGGCTGACGGAGATAGAGCACGAGCTGCAGGTGCTGCGCCTACAGGGCTGCACCTGCGGGCTGTTTGGAAAAGAGAACAGCCTCGTTGGATCCCAGCCCTCCGGTGAGCCCCAGACGGGAGAGCACAGCGGGTTTGAACCATGCTGTGTTGACGCTGAGATCACAGCGGAGGAGCAGCAGTGTGAAATGAGCATCTCTT TTGGCCTTTTTGCAAGACCCCCCTCACATGTGTCCTCCCAAAGCCAGGAGTCAGCTCTCCCATCATCCCCCAGCAGAATGGCACTGGAAACCTGCACCTCCCACTCCTCAGTGTCCTCGGGTGTATCCGAGGCAGCCAGGAATCCGTCAACATCTCCCAGCAGCCTTGTCATCAAAGAGGAGCCGTGTGATATCGACACCGTTTTAATCAAATGGGAAATGAGTGAAGAGAGACTTGGGGAGCATCCGGAGAGTACATGCAGTCCTTGTCAGGAAAAAGAGAGCCCCAGTGTAAAAA AAAAACTGGAGAACAACGGGAGAAGGAAGTTTAAAGAGAAACCTCATGCAGATCCAGACGAACAATGCGACCCTCACGAAGAACAGCCGAG GAACAAGAAGAAAGGCGTGCCGATGTCAGAGCTGCCAGATGAGGCTCAGAGACAGAAGAGGGCAGCCTGGAGAGCAGCTTCCAGGCGGTACTACGCCCGAAAAATAGCACGCCAACAGGCAAACCCCTCACGCTCCGGCACCTTCCCCTCACGCTCCGGCCCCTTCCCCTCCCCCCCACGCTCCGGCCCCTTCCCCCCACGCTCCGGCCCCTTCCCCCCACACTCCGACACTGGGTATTCACACCCCGTCTCTTTTGTGGATAAGAAAAGAAGGACACTGGTATCTGAGTTACCTGAAGAGTCTCAGTCGTTGCAGAGGGAGGCGTGGAGAGCCACGTCCAGGAGAGACTACGCTCGAAAAAGCGCTGACCCTCAGACCGGGTCCACACAGTACGGACACCTGCTCCAGAACATAGAGCCGTCTGGAGAAACACTTGGACCCAACAGAGGAGGCTCCAACACCAACAGTGGAGAAATAATGTGCAGCTGA
- the LOC114557169 gene encoding uncharacterized protein LOC114557169 isoform X2 produces MNLLKNKTLHPHLRDEEALVVENAIRLAIDSIINVLYGVNSNRTHEYQRMVADRDKEIQRLEDRLTEIEHELQVLRLQGCTCGLFGKENSLVGSQPSGEPQTGEHSGFEPCCVDAEITAEEQQCEMSISFGLFARPPSHVSSQSQESALPSSPSRMALETCTSHSSVSSGVSEAARNPSTSPSSLVIKEEPCDIDTVLIKWEMSEERLGEHPESTCSPCQEKESPSVKKKLENNGRRKFKEKPHADPDEQCDPHEEQPRNKKKGVPMSELPDEAQRQKRAAWRAASRRYYARKIARQQANPSRSGTFPSRSGPFPPHSDTGYSHPVSFVDKKRRTLVSELPEESQSLQREAWRATSRRDYARKSADPQTGSTQYGHLLQNIEPSGETLGPNRGGSNTNSGEIMCS; encoded by the exons ATGAATTTGCTCAAAAACAAAACGTTGCACCCACACTTGCGCGACGAGGAAGCTCTCGTGGTGGAAAACGCCATCCGGCTGGCGATAGACTCGATAATAAACGTGCTTTACGGTGTCAACAGTAACAGGACTCATGAGTATCAGCGGATGGTGGCTGACAGGGACAAAGAGATCCAGCGGCTGGAGGACAGGCTGACGGAGATAGAGCACGAGCTGCAGGTGCTGCGCCTACAGGGCTGCACCTGCGGGCTGTTTGGAAAAGAGAACAGCCTCGTTGGATCCCAGCCCTCCGGTGAGCCCCAGACGGGAGAGCACAGCGGGTTTGAACCATGCTGTGTTGACGCTGAGATCACAGCGGAGGAGCAGCAGTGTGAAATGAGCATCTCTT TTGGCCTTTTTGCAAGACCCCCCTCACATGTGTCCTCCCAAAGCCAGGAGTCAGCTCTCCCATCATCCCCCAGCAGAATGGCACTGGAAACCTGCACCTCCCACTCCTCAGTGTCCTCGGGTGTATCCGAGGCAGCCAGGAATCCGTCAACATCTCCCAGCAGCCTTGTCATCAAAGAGGAGCCGTGTGATATCGACACCGTTTTAATCAAATGGGAAATGAGTGAAGAGAGACTTGGGGAGCATCCGGAGAGTACATGCAGTCCTTGTCAGGAAAAAGAGAGCCCCAGTGTAAAAA AAAAACTGGAGAACAACGGGAGAAGGAAGTTTAAAGAGAAACCTCATGCAGATCCAGACGAACAATGCGACCCTCACGAAGAACAGCCGAG GAACAAGAAGAAAGGCGTGCCGATGTCAGAGCTGCCAGATGAGGCTCAGAGACAGAAGAGGGCAGCCTGGAGAGCAGCTTCCAGGCGGTACTACGCCCGAAAAATAGCACGCCAACAGGCAAACCCCTCACGCTCCGGCACCTTCCCCT CACGCTCCGGCCCCTTCCCCCCACACTCCGACACTGGGTATTCACACCCCGTCTCTTTTGTGGATAAGAAAAGAAGGACACTGGTATCTGAGTTACCTGAAGAGTCTCAGTCGTTGCAGAGGGAGGCGTGGAGAGCCACGTCCAGGAGAGACTACGCTCGAAAAAGCGCTGACCCTCAGACCGGGTCCACACAGTACGGACACCTGCTCCAGAACATAGAGCCGTCTGGAGAAACACTTGGACCCAACAGAGGAGGCTCCAACACCAACAGTGGAGAAATAATGTGCAGCTGA